In one window of Tachypleus tridentatus isolate NWPU-2018 chromosome 2, ASM421037v1, whole genome shotgun sequence DNA:
- the LOC143240534 gene encoding putative peptidoglycan muropeptide transporter SLC46 isoform X2, giving the protein MKEKAENLVDENKKECLQKQPSRLTIFLQILKTMRTEPFLFLFVICESAKRASLQNLLEDKACHTYFQFSAEICSNLSNYTKKEDDVMRVANNYSMIITLISIIPGIFLSVIVGPWSDKHGRKIPILFATFGVILEFIGYLLNAIFFNLPPYYIIISTIPAGLTAGMIIILGSVFSMISENTSEKYRTIKFFLLEMSIFLGSPLGTEVGGQLYKFYGYVCVFAVSLGIVTAAFLWVLFFVQDNKKYEHHMKIKDLIKDLFSVENIKNSFHTCIKKRENHVRAQIWLLIISMCCLMMASMGTSSINYFYVQKMYNWKVTQYSDVSAIFSIAKTVLVLPLIIILTKVYKVKEPVIGILGAISIMTESIVKGLATYQWLYYLSNVFAIPAILAAVAVRSRMSKLVPHEELDGAYYLTRKLTNNMKDFKLKKN; this is encoded by the exons ATGAAAGAAAAAGCGGAAAACCTAgttgatgaaaacaaaaaagaatgccTTCAGAAACAACCGTCACGTCTCACAATCTTTCTTCAGATTCTAAAAACTATGAGAACCGAACCTTTTCTCTTCTTGTTCGTTATTTGTGAGTCAGCAAAACGTGCTTCTCTCCAGAACCTTCTGGAAGATAAGGCATGTCATACATACTTTCAGTTTTCAGCAGAAATATGTTCCAATCTGTCTAACTACACCAAGAAAGAAGATGACGTTATGAGAGTGGCCAACAATTATTCCATGATCATAACTTTAATTTCCATTATTCCTGGTATATTTCTTTCAGTGATTGTTGGTCCATGGAGTGATAAACATGGCCGGAAAATTCCCATACTGTTTGCCACTTTTGGAGTTATTCTTGAATTTATCGGTTACTTGCTAAATGCGATTTTCTTTAACTTGCCTCCTTACTACATCATTATATCTACGATACCTGCAGGTTTAACTGCGGGAATGATCATAATATTGGGCTCAGTGTTCAGTATGATTTCAGAAAACACATCTGAGAAATACCGGACAATCAAGTTCTTTCTTCTAGAGATGTCCATATTCCTGGGATCTCCGTTGGGAACAGAGGTTGGCGGTCAACTCTACAAATTTTATGGATACGTGTGCGTATTTGCAGTGTCTTTAGGGATTGTTACTGCCGCTTTTCTTTGGGTTCTGTTCTTTGTCCAGGACAATAAAAAATACGAACATCATATGAAAATAAAGGATTTGATAAAAGATCTATTTtcagttgaaaatattaaaaacagtttccACACATGTATCAAAAAGAGAGAAAATCACGTACGTGCTCAGATATGGCTTCTTATCATCAGTATGTGTTGTTTAATGATGGCCTCTATgg GTACTTCATCAATTAATTACTTTTACGTTCAAAAGATGTACAACTGGAAGGTGACGCAATATTCTGACGTCAGTGCAATCTTTAGCATAGCAAAGACAGTTCTAGTTTTACCATTAATCATAATTCTAACGAAAGTTTATAAAGTCAAGGAGCCTGTGATTGGTATTCTGGGTGCAATTTCCATAATGACAGAAAGTATAGTAAAGGGTTTAGCAACTTACCAGTGGTTGTACTACCTAT CTAACGTTTTTGCCATACCTGCAATATTGGCTGCTGTTGCTGTTAGGTCCCGTATGTCTAAACTGGTCCCTCATGAAGAACTTG